AGGAGGCTTTGAAGGCCTCCTCTGGCTTGTATCCGAGGAGGAGTAGCGTCGTGGTGGTGGCCCCCGACCTGCTGACGCCGGGGAGCACCGAGAGGGCCTGGGCGAGGCCTACCAGAGCCATCTCGCGTAGAGACATCTGGCCGAAGCTCTTGAGCCCGGCGGCCGACTTTGCCCGTTGGAGGATGACGGCGTTTAGCATCACTGCGGCGCCGAGGGCTATCATTAGCCACCCGGCGCTCTGGCCCGCCAGTAGCGACTTCCTGGCTAAGTAATATAGAGGCACGCCGACGGCGCCGGTGACTATTGTGGTGACTACCATGTATGTGAGCCACCTCCTCCCCTCGCGATCGCCGAGGAGCCCCCTCAGCGCCTTTAGGTACAGCCCTCTGAAGTATATGAGGGCGGCGATAACTGAGGCGGCTTCTAGAAAGAGGCCTAGGGAGTAGGCGTATTGAGGCGGCGATTTGAACAGAGCCGTGGAGATCAGCATGATCTGCGTCTTGCTACTTATGGGGAGCCACTCGGAAACGCCTTGAACCACGCCGAGGAGAAGGGCGTCGCCTAGGTTCATTGAAGGGTGTACATGTTATATACATTTAAAAGTGGTGAGGCGTGTATGCGGTTGTTACTAACTGTACTAGAGAGAAGCTCGATTTCGCAAGTCCGGCTAGGGATCTCTACAGAGGGCCGTCGGTGCAGAGAGTGGTGAAGGTTGTCGACGAGGCCAGGTCACAGGGGATGCCCGTCTCTCTCTACATAATATCCGCACGCTACGGGCTGGTTGGGGAGCACGACGTGCTTGAGCCCTACGACGAGACTCTCAGCGGGAAGAGCCACGAGGAGATTAAGAGGTGGGCCCGCGCCGTGGGGTTGCACACGGCGTTTCGGAGGCTGGCGGAGGCAAACAAGGTGATTCTGGTGGTCACCAAGGCGTACTACATCGCGGTGGAAGACGTGGCGTGTCAATACGATGTGTACGTCCTAGCGCCTTTTAGGGCATGCGGGAGGTGGATAAAGACGGGCAACTTCGACAGACACATAGCGTTGAGAAAGTTGCTGAAGTCGCTCTGGTCGTCGGCCTCCCCAGAGGGCACCCGGCGACGGCGCAGAGGTTCTGGAGATAGAGAGTAGGCCGCGGCATAGTGCAGACGCGGCGGGGCGCCTAGGGCCGCTCGGCGTGTCCGTGGCGAGTGCCGTGCTTAGCTTTGAACGTCGGCGCAGGATGCCGTCCTCATCCTCAGCCCCATTTATCTCGTCACCGAGTCACCTCGAGATACAGATTTATATCTATGTCTTTGCTTAACTAAAGTGATTCCAATCAGCGTCATGGTAACGGGGGTGGGCACTACTTCTTTTAGAGTTAAGGGGAGGTTTGGAGTGGATAGGCCGAGCGATTTCTCAGCCCCGTTTAGGCCTATCGTGAGCTGGAACATAACTAGGCGGTGCAACCTCAAGTGCATACACTGCTACATCGACGCTGGCCCAGCTGAGGCGGGGGAGCTAAGCACGAGGGAGGCCCTCGACGTGGTCGACCAAATGGCCGAGGTGGGGGTCCCCCTGATCCTCTTCACGGGGGGTGAGCCCTTGACGAGGCCGGACTTTTTCGAGATTGCTGGGTACGCGAGGGAGAGGGGGATTAGGCTGGTGCTGTCTACAAACGGTACACTGATAACTCCAGAGGTCGCGAAGAGGCTTAGGGAGGTTGGGGTGGTCTACGTGGGGGTGAGCCTCGACTCTGCGTCTGCTGACTTCCACGACAAGTTTCGGGGGGTAGGGGGTAGCTTCGCCGCGGCTCTGGCGGGCATTAAAAACGCAATCGCGGCGGGACTCGACGTGGGGCTCCGCTTCGTCGTCACAGCGAAGAACATTCACGAGGTGGGTAGCTACGTGGATTTTGCCGCCTCTCTGGGGGTGAGGCGCGTCACCTTCTACCACCTATCTGCGGCGGGCCGGGCGCAGAAGCTGGCAGAGGACTGGTGGTACACCCCCCGGCAGTACCAGGAGTTTATAGAGACTCTCATCGCCAAGGCTAGGCAGTACGCCGGGAGGCTTGAAATCGAGACGACCCTCGCGCCTTACGACGGGATCTACATAGCGCTCACCGTGGGTGGGGGCGACGCGAAATACCTAGAGTTTGTGGAGTCCACCGGTGGGTGCGGCCGCAAGATCATATCTATATATCCAAACGGCGACGTCTACCCGTGCCAGTTTATAGACTTCTACAAGCTGGGCAACGTGCGGGAGAAGAGGCTGAGGGAGATACTGACCCCGGAGAGGCTGGCCCTCTTCGTCGAGACTGATAAATACCTGAGGGGGCCTAGGTGCTCCGCCTGTCCGTATAAGAAGTTCTGCAAAGGCGGGGACAGGGCTAGGGCCTACTACATGTCCGGCGACATGTTCGGCGACGACCCCCTCTGCCCCATCCCGGCGTTGTTCGGCAATGAGGCTGGTGGTCGCAACTAGAGGGTCGAGGCTCAGCCTGCTACAGACAGAGGAGCTCCTCTCAAGGATAAAGGCGGTGGAGCCCGACGTACAGTTCGACATCAAGATTGTAAAGACGACGGGGGACTTGGTGCAGGACAAGCCTCTCTACAAAATTGGGGTCAAGGGGATTTTTGAAAAAGAGGTGAATATGGCGGTGCTGAGGGGTGAGGCACACTTCGCCGTCCACAGCCTTAAAGATCTCCCGTCTGAGCTGGCCCCCGGTCTCGTCTTGGCGGGCTTCTCCAAGAGGGCCCCTCCCTACGACGCGCTGGTGAGCGCCACGGGCTACGACTTGGAGAGTCTGCCTAGGGGGGCGGTGGTGGGGACGTCGAGCGTGCGGCGTGCGGAGTTTCTAAAGGCGGCTAGGCCAGACGTCGAGGTGGTGCCTCTTAGAGGCAACGTAGATACCCGCGTAAAGAAGATCCTGGAGGGGCGCTACGACGCCGCCGTCATGGCCGCGGCCGGCATAGTGAGGCTCTACGGCGACTCGCCCCCTGTAAAGATATATCCACTGCGCCCCGAGGTTATGCCGCCCCCGCCCGGCCAGGGCATCGTAGTAGCCGTCGCGAGGGAAGACGAGGGGTGGCTGGTGGACCTCCTCGACAAGGCAAGCGACCCAGTTGCCAAGGCGGAGGCTCTTGCCGAGAGGGAGTTCCTCCGGGCCGTGGGCGCCGGTTGCCACACGGCGGTGGGTGGCTTGGCGCGGCTTCTCCCAGCCGGCTCTATTGAGTTCACCGCGGGGTACGCAGATGGGGGGAGGGCGCGTGTGGTGAAGATCTATGGGGACGACCCTGTGGAGGTGGGGAGGAGGGCGGCGGCGCTTGTAAACGCCTTTAGGCGCTAGCCCTCCTCAGCGACTTTCTCCACCCTCCTCGCCATTTCGCGGCCGCCGAGGAAGTCTCTGACGCTGTACAGCAGTCTGTAGTCCTCCACGCCGAGCCTCTTCATGGCGTCTTTTACATAGCTCTCAATGACGTCCCGAGACACGCCGTGCACCATGAAGTAGCAGGGGTACTCCCACCTGCCGGGCACGGTGTTGCGGAGCACCACGTGTGTGGAGATGGGCAGGTTAGCCACAGCCTCGCAGACGTCGCCCCTTCTGAGGACAACCATGGCGTTTTCCCTAAAGCCGACCCTCTCCCCGTCCAGCGTACCGTGCATATCCCTCAAGACGCCCCTCCCAATCAGCTCTCTGATTAGGGCGAGGGTTTCCGGCACGCTTCTCCCCACCACCGCGGCGGCTTCTCTAAAAGGCTCGGGGGTGAGGGGCAGGGACTTAATCTTGCTGAAAAAGGCGTGGGGTATCCCTAACTCGCTTATAGATGGCGGGTTTTCCGGCATTACGTAGCCCCTGGTCCAGGAGATGCCCCTCCTCAAGTCGAAACGGACATCTACCTTGTAGCTCCTCAGCGAGTAAAGCACTATGTAGTCCACGCCGTACCTCTTGGCGATGCCGGCCACCTTGGCCTCCAGCTCGTTGGCGCTCCCGGCCTTTGTCACGAACCATAGGTTGTATGGCTTGTAGTCTCTCTGGAAGTTGTGGCTTACGTAGGGGTCTCTGTTCACCTCGGCGGCTACCTCTTCTATCAAGCCGTCGGGCACGGCCATGCCTACCAGCGCCGCCGTTAGACCTCTCGACCTGTAGTTCAGTATGGCGCCGATCCTCTTCAAAACCCCTTCTAGAACCGCCTCCCTTAGCCTTGCTATTACCCACTCCTCCTCGGCGCCGAGTCTCCGCCCCACCTCGGCGTATGGCCTCTCCACAAGTGGAAAATTGTATTGCACCTCCATGAGGAGGTCGACCACTCTCGAATCCATGGGCTATCTCCGTTCTCTACATTAAAATGGTGTTCCTTCTCTGAGCCACCTCGCCGCGTCGAGGGCGTGGTACGTCAGTATCACGTCGGCGCCTGCCCTCTTGATTGCGGTGAGGATCTCAAGGGTGACGATCCTCTCGTCAATGTAGCCTTGGGAGGCGGCGGCCTTCACCATTGAGTACTCCCCGGATACGTTGTACGCGGCGAGTGGGGCCCAGGGGTAGTGCGTCTTTACCAGCCTAATGACGTCGAGGTAGGCGAGGGCCGGCTTCACCATCACTATGTCGGCCCCCTCTTCGAGGTCCATAGACACCTCTTTCAGCGCTTCGTAGGCGTTTCGCGGGTCCATCTGGTATGTCCTCCTGTCGCCGAATTTCGGCGCCGAGGCCGCGGCGACTCTAAACGGCCCGTAGAAGGCCGAGGCGTACTTCGCGCTGTAGGCCATGATCCCTACTTCGTGGAAGCCGTGGGCGTCCAGCGCCTTTCTAATCTCCGCCACCTGGCCGTCCATCATGCCGCTGGGCGCCACGAAGTCCGCGCCTGCGTCTGCGTACACAACGGCCTCCCTGGCGTAGAGCTTCACCGTCTCGTCGTTGTCCACATACCACCTCCCCCCCTTCTGCCTAACCACGCCGCAGTGGCCGTGGTCCGTGTATTCGCAGAGGCACACGTCGGCAAACACCAGAAGCCTATCCCCGAAGGTCTCTTTGAGGAGGCGTATGGCCCTCGACACGACGCCGTGTGGGTCGTACCCCGGCGAGCCCACCGCGTCCTTCACCTCGTCTGGCACCACGCCGAAGAGGATAACCTTGTTGACCCCCAGGGAGAGAGACTCCTCTACGTGTCTAACCAGCTCCTCCCCCACAGGCCAGCGGTACTGACCCGGCATCGAGGGTATCGGCTCCCTCCCCCCCGCCGGCTTTACAAATATGGGGTAGATAAAGTCTCCGGGATCGAGCCAAGTCTCGGCGATTGCGTCGCGTATAATCTTGCTCGCCCTAAGCCTCCTGGGCCTAGCCAGCGGAAACTTCATAAGACGACAAGACTGTGGATAATTAAGTTTTCAACACGCCCCAGACCTACGGGCTGGGCTGTCTACCTGCCGAGAGCAGATCCCCCATGATCCGCCTCCCTCTGGCAAGCGCCTCTTGTATCCGCCCGTTTTTAACATAGTCGAGGAACTCGGCGTCTTCGCTAAGCGTCTGGTAGAATTTAAGCCGCGTCTTTACGTCGCCTATGGCCTCCTTCGCCTCTTTTTTCAGCTCTCTGTATACCTCGTAAAACGCCGGTATCCAGCTTTTTTTCAGACAGTTCTCAATTATGTCTAGGGATAGCCGCGCCGGCGCCCCGGCGGCGCCCTCGCTTGTCACAGCCACCCTAAGCCCGCTCACGGCTCTTTCATACGGCACCACGACGTGGGTCCTCGAGGCGTCTGTGGCGTCATTCACGAGCTTCCCGGCGGCCTCCGCAATCTTAAAGAGCCTCTCAGCCAGCGCGGGGTCGTTCACCGCGATTACGACAACGTCGGCCCACTCCACGTCCTCCGCAGGATCGTAATGGTAGAGATCCACCAGCTTAATCTCGACGCCGGCCTCCCTCAGCTCCGGCGTGGCTTCTCTAGTCAACACCCTCACCGACGCGCCGGCGGAGGCGAAGAACTTGGCCCTACGCGTCCCCACAGAGCCGCCGCCGAATACCAACACCCTTAGCCTAGACGCCTCAATCCAGAGTGGAATTTTCACTATAGGAAAAAAGGGGTTTGTTTTAAAGCCTACTTGGAGAGCCCCACCAGTTGCTTAACAGCGTCGAGCAGGCCGTTGAGGAAGTTGTTCGTGGCGTTGCGGAACCCCAGTATCTCGTTTACGGCGCCTTTCACAACCCCCGTAACGGTGAGCGCAAACGCGCTGATGAGCGCAATCGCCACCAGCAACAGGAGCACCTCCTCCACCAGAATCGCGCCCCTCTTCTTCACGTATATATCCCCCCTTTTTAAACAACTGACCCACCCCCCAGCGCCTTTAGGGCCGTCCTCACCGCGCTCTCAATAGTGGCCTCGTCAGCCGTGATATGCGGAATGCCGAGCTCGGCAAGCCTCTCCGCCGTCACCCTCCCAATAGCCACCACCACCCTACCCCTCAGATCCGCAACGCCGGCGACCAGCTCAGCCACCGTGGAGCTGGTGAGCACCACGGCCTTCGCCCTCGAGATGAGGGCAGCCGCCTCCCTCAACCGCGCCGTGTCCACCTTGACGTCGTAAACCGGCACCTCCACTACGTTGGGAATCAGTTTCTTCAGAACTTCGTTCCCCCGGCTTGACCTCAGCACCACTACCCTCCCCGGCGCCAGTTCCTTCAGCAGGCGAGCGACGCCGTAGCTCGTATACTCCCGGGGA
The sequence above is drawn from the Pyrobaculum ferrireducens genome and encodes:
- a CDS encoding undecaprenyl-diphosphate phosphatase, with translation MNLGDALLLGVVQGVSEWLPISSKTQIMLISTALFKSPPQYAYSLGLFLEAASVIAALIYFRGLYLKALRGLLGDREGRRWLTYMVVTTIVTGAVGVPLYYLARKSLLAGQSAGWLMIALGAAVMLNAVILQRAKSAAGLKSFGQMSLREMALVGLAQALSVLPGVSRSGATTTTLLLLGYKPEEAFKASFVLVPIAGLGATVLSYIAEGDGVATAEALAAMAFGVVVSIATIKALLEFAKSKHVVLVNAVVGLLAIAGGILRITLGS
- a CDS encoding DUF6884 domain-containing protein; this translates as MYAVVTNCTREKLDFASPARDLYRGPSVQRVVKVVDEARSQGMPVSLYIISARYGLVGEHDVLEPYDETLSGKSHEEIKRWARAVGLHTAFRRLAEANKVILVVTKAYYIAVEDVACQYDVYVLAPFRACGRWIKTGNFDRHIALRKLLKSLWSSASPEGTRRRRRGSGDRE
- a CDS encoding radical SAM/SPASM domain-containing protein, yielding MIPISVMVTGVGTTSFRVKGRFGVDRPSDFSAPFRPIVSWNITRRCNLKCIHCYIDAGPAEAGELSTREALDVVDQMAEVGVPLILFTGGEPLTRPDFFEIAGYARERGIRLVLSTNGTLITPEVAKRLREVGVVYVGVSLDSASADFHDKFRGVGGSFAAALAGIKNAIAAGLDVGLRFVVTAKNIHEVGSYVDFAASLGVRRVTFYHLSAAGRAQKLAEDWWYTPRQYQEFIETLIAKARQYAGRLEIETTLAPYDGIYIALTVGGGDAKYLEFVESTGGCGRKIISIYPNGDVYPCQFIDFYKLGNVREKRLREILTPERLALFVETDKYLRGPRCSACPYKKFCKGGDRARAYYMSGDMFGDDPLCPIPALFGNEAGGRN
- the hemC gene encoding hydroxymethylbilane synthase; the protein is MRLVVATRGSRLSLLQTEELLSRIKAVEPDVQFDIKIVKTTGDLVQDKPLYKIGVKGIFEKEVNMAVLRGEAHFAVHSLKDLPSELAPGLVLAGFSKRAPPYDALVSATGYDLESLPRGAVVGTSSVRRAEFLKAARPDVEVVPLRGNVDTRVKKILEGRYDAAVMAAAGIVRLYGDSPPVKIYPLRPEVMPPPPGQGIVVAVAREDEGWLVDLLDKASDPVAKAEALAEREFLRAVGAGCHTAVGGLARLLPAGSIEFTAGYADGGRARVVKIYGDDPVEVGRRAAALVNAFRR
- a CDS encoding Lrp/AsnC family transcriptional regulator; this encodes MDSRVVDLLMEVQYNFPLVERPYAEVGRRLGAEEEWVIARLREAVLEGVLKRIGAILNYRSRGLTAALVGMAVPDGLIEEVAAEVNRDPYVSHNFQRDYKPYNLWFVTKAGSANELEAKVAGIAKRYGVDYIVLYSLRSYKVDVRFDLRRGISWTRGYVMPENPPSISELGIPHAFFSKIKSLPLTPEPFREAAAVVGRSVPETLALIRELIGRGVLRDMHGTLDGERVGFRENAMVVLRRGDVCEAVANLPISTHVVLRNTVPGRWEYPCYFMVHGVSRDVIESYVKDAMKRLGVEDYRLLYSVRDFLGGREMARRVEKVAEEG
- the hemB gene encoding porphobilinogen synthase; translation: MKFPLARPRRLRASKIIRDAIAETWLDPGDFIYPIFVKPAGGREPIPSMPGQYRWPVGEELVRHVEESLSLGVNKVILFGVVPDEVKDAVGSPGYDPHGVVSRAIRLLKETFGDRLLVFADVCLCEYTDHGHCGVVRQKGGRWYVDNDETVKLYAREAVVYADAGADFVAPSGMMDGQVAEIRKALDAHGFHEVGIMAYSAKYASAFYGPFRVAAASAPKFGDRRTYQMDPRNAYEALKEVSMDLEEGADIVMVKPALAYLDVIRLVKTHYPWAPLAAYNVSGEYSMVKAAASQGYIDERIVTLEILTAIKRAGADVILTYHALDAARWLREGTPF
- a CDS encoding precorrin-2 dehydrogenase/sirohydrochlorin ferrochelatase family protein; this translates as MKIPLWIEASRLRVLVFGGGSVGTRRAKFFASAGASVRVLTREATPELREAGVEIKLVDLYHYDPAEDVEWADVVVIAVNDPALAERLFKIAEAAGKLVNDATDASRTHVVVPYERAVSGLRVAVTSEGAAGAPARLSLDIIENCLKKSWIPAFYEVYRELKKEAKEAIGDVKTRLKFYQTLSEDAEFLDYVKNGRIQEALARGRRIMGDLLSAGRQPSP
- a CDS encoding uroporphyrinogen-III synthase — protein: MEPQVVVIRLKEGPCPEGALCIAVGGVEPQRGVEIPDGDYLVVMSPVVADAVDIAEVRRKFRCVICVGPSTAERVGDCVVPREYTSYGVARLLKELAPGRVVVLRSSRGNEVLKKLIPNVVEVPVYDVKVDTARLREAAALISRAKAVVLTSSTVAELVAGVADLRGRVVVAIGRVTAERLAELGIPHITADEATIESAVRTALKALGGGSVV